Proteins encoded together in one Bacteroides ovatus window:
- a CDS encoding DUF4248 domain-containing protein, translating into MKAEKEEIAEEPFVIRPYLKSELAHLYNPYVPLVYAMRKMREWIRNNKELYDAMYSGGEGKNDHAYSARQVRLIVRYLDEP; encoded by the coding sequence ATGAAAGCAGAAAAAGAAGAGATAGCGGAGGAGCCGTTTGTCATACGTCCGTATTTGAAATCGGAGCTGGCACATTTATACAATCCTTATGTACCGTTGGTGTATGCCATGCGGAAAATGAGGGAGTGGATCAGAAATAACAAGGAATTATATGACGCAATGTATAGCGGCGGCGAAGGAAAGAACGACCACGCTTACAGCGCAAGACAGGTACGACTCATCGTGAGGTATCTCGATGAGCCATGA
- a CDS encoding HU family DNA-binding protein has product MAIPFKRMGRKDPRKVDGVVKYHPQLVTQGQSVDLDKLAYTMKEKSSLSLGDIQSVLTNLVEAMRTALFDGKSVNIHDFGVFSLSATTRGVDTKDECTMKNIKTVNINFRPSSSVRPNLTSTRAGEKIEFLDLDAPKKKKTDGEDPGDEGGGEDVGGGSGGGSGEAPDPAA; this is encoded by the coding sequence ATGGCAATACCATTTAAAAGAATGGGTCGTAAAGACCCGAGAAAGGTTGATGGGGTGGTGAAGTATCATCCGCAACTTGTGACGCAGGGACAGAGTGTAGACCTGGATAAACTTGCTTACACGATGAAAGAGAAAAGTTCCCTGTCGCTGGGTGACATTCAGAGTGTGCTGACTAATCTCGTAGAAGCGATGCGTACGGCGCTGTTCGACGGTAAATCCGTCAATATCCATGATTTTGGTGTATTCAGCCTTTCCGCTACCACGCGGGGAGTGGACACGAAAGATGAGTGTACGATGAAGAACATCAAAACGGTCAATATCAATTTCCGTCCTTCGAGCAGTGTTCGTCCTAATCTGACGTCTACCCGTGCCGGTGAGAAAATCGAGTTTCTGGATCTCGACGCACCCAAGAAGAAGAAAACCGATGGTGAAGATCCCGGTGATGAAGGTGGTGGAGAAGATGTCGGTGGAGGCAGTGGAGGCGGTAGCGGTGAAGCTCCGGACCCGGCAGCTTAA
- a CDS encoding N-acetylmuramoyl-L-alanine amidase produces the protein MMRKIDLIVIHCSATRADRSLTPDDLETQHRRRGFNGTGYHYYIRKDGTVHLTRPIERIGAHVKGFNLNSVGICYEGGLDGHGSPADTRTPEQRAALKLLVHQLLETYPGSRVCGHRDLSPDRNGNGEIEPEEWIKACPCFEVKAEFGASSHVED, from the coding sequence ATGATGAGAAAGATTGATTTGATCGTGATCCACTGTTCCGCCACTCGTGCCGACCGTTCGCTCACCCCGGATGATCTGGAAACTCAACATCGGCGGCGTGGGTTTAACGGAACAGGTTATCACTACTACATTCGCAAAGACGGAACAGTGCACCTCACCCGACCGATTGAACGTATCGGTGCGCACGTGAAAGGATTCAACTTGAACAGTGTAGGTATCTGCTACGAAGGCGGTTTGGATGGCCACGGCTCTCCGGCAGACACGCGGACACCGGAACAACGGGCGGCACTCAAGCTGCTGGTTCATCAATTACTTGAGACTTATCCTGGTAGCCGGGTGTGCGGTCATCGCGATTTAAGTCCCGACCGCAACGGAAACGGGGAGATTGAGCCGGAAGAATGGATCAAAGCGTGTCCGTGCTTTGAGGTGAAAGCGGAGTTTGGAGCTTCCAGTCACGTAGAGGACTAA
- a CDS encoding smalltalk protein: protein MAVKRSLWDMILKVVIAVASAVLGVVGGNAMNL, encoded by the coding sequence ATGGCAGTCAAGAGATCCCTTTGGGATATGATTCTGAAAGTCGTCATTGCGGTGGCTTCGGCAGTGCTGGGCGTTGTGGGCGGTAATGCGATGAATCTGTAA
- a CDS encoding RHS repeat domain-containing protein, producing MKNHISLFIFAIALLSGPVSANDLSMTAVKDTLASIPGEHNYIYVRTPLGEDEEKNYDEITFYDGLGRELDFAQSYGADRAGAIMAHHHLIEYDSLGRKEKQWLSTNTSFSYMSPEDLKGGVLWDYHDAGKRSYLQTNYESSPLNRITEQYGVGDAWGDHPARMEYLTNIPADSLRCSFYFIDDNDSLIRRGDYRSGELQVTKATDEDGKPTYTFVDKQGRTLLTRLGRGNQQADTYFVFDRFGRIRYVLPPMINDEISAGNLDLYAYQYLYDSFGRCISKKLPGCAAIGYVYDKADRVILSQNGNQSQKKEWTFTFYDNQGRLALTGLCSFNDPPSLDNSIVRAYRTTSEKDGVLHSGYEVEHFPYTLSSLLQVNYYDDYNFTTDTQLAFGLEKKGKVQYDSLYINHEASLISAQGRLTGTKIKVLDDERYLTSALYYDYKGRIIQGRSQNHLGGYDTDFYSYTYTGKLFARLHTYQIGNGKRHMEEYTYEYLADGELRDVYHRVDNAYRANHLLYYTYDNARRVFLKDVGGLGAYTMYTYDVRDQVIKTMCRFFLSEEISYNASPGIPCYNGNISSLAWRSEEDDTDGISKGYRFAYDSMNRMTDACYGEGENLTGNLNCYDEQVTSFDKNGNILGLCRNGAVGPASFGAIDSLNLSYQGNHLLNVTDHAKNNMYGSTTDFKDGIRSSAEYAYDLNGNLIQDLNKGISRIRYNCLNLPSAIEFTDGRTISYLYSADGTKLEVIHAMGDSITTTDYCGKAIYENGSLDKILLDGEGFVSFADDVSYSYHFFLKDYLGNVRVVYNEDREAEEVNHYYPFGGILASSTPSVQLYKYNGKELDRKGGLDWYDYGARMYDPVLGRWHVADPMSEKNYSITPYGYCLNNPVKHIDPDGKQVIPVPSPLPLPFYYPLTNTQSYRLPSDQQIMRHTSGKFAELGQIINHTPKMSYAFGTLLFYQAKNAISPEYEHQRKRDRRNKEGLDRNQANVAESIDTNVSGMMPNGDPAPKRDPKDKKRIIKVGKKVIIGLAIDRTYMELTNPDPTQDAYETHTNQVEGREEYSTDYVGDIYNWIKKLFE from the coding sequence ATGAAAAATCATATATCATTATTTATATTTGCCATAGCCCTGCTTTCAGGACCTGTTTCTGCAAATGATCTTTCCATGACAGCCGTAAAAGACACCCTGGCTTCCATACCGGGAGAACATAATTACATTTATGTACGAACACCACTTGGAGAGGATGAAGAAAAAAACTATGATGAAATAACATTCTATGACGGACTTGGACGTGAGCTCGATTTTGCACAAAGTTATGGAGCAGACCGTGCCGGTGCTATTATGGCTCACCATCACCTGATAGAATATGATAGTTTAGGACGGAAAGAGAAACAATGGCTCTCTACGAATACTAGCTTTTCTTACATGTCTCCTGAAGATTTGAAGGGTGGTGTCTTGTGGGATTATCATGATGCAGGTAAAAGAAGTTATTTGCAAACTAACTATGAATCGTCCCCTCTAAATCGTATTACAGAACAATATGGAGTGGGGGATGCTTGGGGAGATCATCCTGCCCGTATGGAATATCTGACGAATATTCCGGCTGATTCATTGCGTTGTTCGTTCTATTTTATAGATGATAACGATTCACTGATTCGCAGAGGAGATTATCGGTCGGGAGAATTGCAGGTGACAAAGGCCACGGATGAAGACGGGAAACCGACTTACACCTTTGTTGACAAACAGGGGCGTACGCTACTGACCCGGCTAGGTAGAGGGAATCAACAAGCGGACACCTATTTTGTATTCGACCGCTTCGGAAGAATACGCTATGTTCTCCCACCCATGATTAATGATGAAATATCGGCAGGAAATCTCGATTTGTACGCATATCAATACTTGTATGATAGTTTCGGACGCTGTATTTCGAAGAAACTACCGGGCTGTGCTGCAATAGGTTATGTTTATGACAAAGCCGACAGGGTTATATTGTCACAGAATGGAAATCAGTCACAGAAAAAAGAATGGACGTTCACATTCTATGATAATCAGGGAAGGCTTGCATTAACAGGACTTTGTTCATTCAATGATCCTCCTTCATTGGATAATTCCATAGTAAGGGCTTATCGAACGACTTCGGAGAAAGACGGAGTGCTTCATTCCGGGTATGAAGTAGAGCATTTTCCTTATACGCTATCTTCTCTTTTACAAGTGAATTACTATGATGATTACAACTTCACAACGGACACCCAACTCGCTTTCGGGCTGGAGAAGAAAGGTAAAGTGCAGTATGATTCTTTATATATCAATCACGAAGCCTCCCTTATCTCCGCACAAGGGAGACTGACCGGGACTAAAATAAAAGTGCTGGATGATGAGCGATATTTGACAAGTGCCTTATATTATGACTATAAAGGCAGAATAATACAGGGACGTTCCCAAAATCATTTGGGCGGGTATGACACAGACTTTTATTCATATACATATACTGGAAAGTTATTTGCCAGATTACATACCTATCAGATTGGGAACGGAAAGCGGCACATGGAAGAATATACCTATGAATATCTGGCAGATGGAGAACTTAGGGATGTATATCACCGCGTTGATAATGCGTATAGAGCCAATCATTTGCTTTACTACACGTATGACAATGCCCGCCGGGTGTTTTTGAAAGATGTGGGAGGATTGGGTGCCTATACAATGTATACGTATGACGTCCGTGACCAGGTAATAAAAACGATGTGCCGCTTTTTTCTTTCTGAAGAAATTTCTTATAATGCAAGTCCTGGCATCCCCTGTTATAATGGCAATATAAGTAGCCTAGCATGGCGGAGTGAGGAAGATGATACGGACGGCATCAGTAAAGGTTATCGTTTTGCCTATGACAGCATGAACAGGATGACTGATGCCTGCTATGGTGAAGGAGAAAATCTGACCGGCAACCTGAACTGTTATGACGAACAGGTCACTTCATTTGATAAGAATGGCAATATTCTCGGTTTGTGTCGTAATGGAGCTGTCGGTCCGGCAAGTTTCGGAGCCATTGATAGCTTGAATCTGTCATATCAGGGCAATCATTTGCTTAATGTGACAGACCACGCAAAGAATAATATGTATGGAAGTACCACTGATTTTAAAGACGGCATCCGATCATCAGCAGAATATGCTTATGATTTAAATGGCAATTTGATTCAAGATTTAAACAAAGGAATTTCGAGAATCCGGTATAATTGCTTAAATTTGCCGAGTGCGATAGAGTTTACCGACGGACGTACAATCAGCTATCTTTATAGTGCCGACGGAACGAAACTGGAGGTCATCCATGCGATGGGAGATTCTATCACCACCACTGATTATTGTGGTAAAGCGATCTATGAAAACGGAAGTCTCGACAAGATTCTTCTCGATGGTGAAGGTTTTGTTTCTTTCGCGGACGATGTTTCCTATAGTTATCATTTCTTCTTGAAAGATTACTTGGGTAATGTTCGTGTCGTATACAATGAAGATCGTGAAGCGGAAGAGGTGAATCATTACTATCCGTTCGGAGGAATCTTGGCTTCATCCACCCCTTCGGTTCAGCTTTACAAGTACAACGGAAAAGAACTGGACAGAAAAGGTGGTCTGGATTGGTATGATTACGGGGCGCGGATGTATGATCCGGTATTGGGAAGATGGCATGTGGCAGATCCGATGAGTGAAAAGAATTATTCAATTACTCCTTACGGGTATTGTTTAAATAATCCGGTGAAGCATATTGATCCTGATGGCAAGCAAGTCATCCCCGTTCCATCCCCTCTTCCTCTACCATTCTATTATCCTTTGACGAACACGCAATCTTATAGATTGCCTTCAGATCAACAGATAATGAGACATACATCGGGGAAATTTGCGGAATTAGGGCAGATTATAAATCATACTCCTAAAATGTCTTATGCCTTTGGAACTCTTTTATTTTATCAGGCAAAGAATGCGATTAGTCCTGAATATGAGCACCAAAGAAAAAGAGACAGGAGGAATAAAGAAGGATTGGACAGGAATCAGGCGAATGTGGCGGAAAGTATTGATACTAACGTGTCAGGGATGATGCCTAATGGTGATCCGGCTCCGAAAAGAGATCCTAAAGATAAAAAGAGAATAATAAAAGTTGGGAAAAAAGTAATAATAGGGTTAGCTATAGATAGAACATATATGGAATTAACAAATCCTGATCCCACTCAAGATGCTTATGAAACTCATACAAATCAAGTTGAAGGTAGAGAAGAATATTCAACAGATTATGTAGGGGATATTTATAATTGGATAAAAAAACTATTTGAATAA
- a CDS encoding leucine-rich repeat domain-containing protein, with amino-acid sequence MKIKLLLISFLLAANALGAAAQVSKTYYVSKPGTLISMMTEEEANSVTHLTLTGKLNAEDFRHLRDEFANLKVLDISNAEIKMYSGKAGTYPNGKFYIYMPNFIPAYAFSNVVGGVTKGKATLEKVILSEKTKNIEDAAFKGCENLKICQIRKKTAPNLLPEALADSVTAIFVPLGSSDSYRYKDRWQNFAFIEGEPVETTLQVGAMGKLEEEILKAGLQPRDINFLTVEGKLDNADFKLIRDYMPNLVSVDISRTNATAIPDFTFAQKKYLLNMKLPHNLKSIGQRVFSNCGRLCGTLELPASVTAIEFGAFMGCDNLRYVLATGNKITTLGDNLFGEGVPSKLVYKK; translated from the coding sequence ATGAAAATTAAACTACTATTGATAAGTTTCTTACTGGCCGCTAATGCATTAGGAGCCGCCGCCCAAGTGAGTAAGACGTATTATGTGAGTAAGCCCGGTACGCTGATTTCCATGATGACTGAAGAGGAAGCCAACAGTGTCACCCACCTCACACTGACCGGAAAACTGAATGCAGAGGACTTCCGGCATCTCCGTGACGAATTTGCCAATCTGAAAGTATTGGATATTTCGAACGCAGAAATCAAGATGTACAGCGGAAAAGCCGGTACTTATCCCAATGGAAAATTCTACATTTATATGCCGAACTTCATCCCTGCCTATGCTTTCTCGAATGTAGTAGGCGGAGTGACCAAAGGTAAAGCCACTCTGGAGAAAGTGATTCTTTCGGAGAAAACGAAGAATATAGAGGATGCCGCCTTCAAAGGTTGCGAGAACCTGAAAATTTGCCAGATCCGCAAGAAGACAGCTCCCAACCTGTTGCCGGAAGCGTTGGCAGACAGCGTTACCGCTATCTTCGTCCCCCTGGGCAGCAGCGACTCTTACCGCTACAAAGACAGATGGCAAAACTTTGCGTTTATCGAGGGGGAACCGGTAGAGACTACCCTGCAAGTGGGCGCCATGGGTAAACTGGAAGAAGAGATTCTGAAAGCGGGACTGCAACCCAGAGACATCAACTTCCTGACCGTTGAAGGTAAGCTGGACAACGCCGACTTCAAACTGATCCGCGATTATATGCCGAATCTCGTCTCTGTCGATATTTCCAGAACGAACGCAACAGCTATCCCCGACTTCACTTTCGCACAGAAGAAGTATCTGTTGAATATGAAATTACCTCATAATCTGAAATCTATCGGACAACGGGTATTTAGCAACTGCGGTCGCCTTTGCGGCACGCTGGAGCTGCCGGCCAGTGTGACGGCTATTGAATTCGGTGCTTTTATGGGATGCGATAATCTTCGCTATGTGTTGGCTACCGGAAATAAGATTACGACGCTGGGTGATAATTTGTTCGGGGAGGGAGTTCCGAGTAAGTTGGTTTATAAGAAATAA
- a CDS encoding CPBP family intramembrane glutamic endopeptidase — protein sequence MEADNIDGKKEPKRLPVWACISLFIVVLFIFIGLYGTLVSGGLSLVLGVEARHPGVVGYIFVEASMLLAVLTAAVILLRLERRPFSDLGLSLKGHASGLWYGLLMAILLYLLGFGISVVLGEIEVTGFQFKPLDLLGSWVFFLLVALFEEILMRGYILGRLLHTNMNKFLALFISSALFAFMHIFNPEIAFLPMLNLLLAGMLLGASYLYTRNLCFPISLHLFWNWIQGPILGYQVSGNNFTTSMLTLRMPEENVLNGGAFGFEGSLICTVLMIVFTILIVWWGEKREAISLAVPRSY from the coding sequence ATGGAGGCAGACAACATAGATGGGAAGAAAGAACCCAAAAGACTTCCTGTGTGGGCATGTATCTCGCTGTTTATTGTGGTACTTTTCATATTTATTGGATTGTATGGGACACTGGTTAGCGGAGGCTTGTCGTTGGTTCTTGGAGTGGAGGCTCGTCATCCGGGAGTAGTAGGGTATATTTTCGTGGAGGCCAGTATGCTTTTGGCTGTTCTTACTGCTGCCGTAATCTTGCTTCGTCTCGAACGTCGTCCGTTTTCTGATTTGGGACTTTCTTTAAAAGGACATGCCAGTGGACTGTGGTATGGACTTCTGATGGCAATCTTGCTCTATTTGCTGGGTTTCGGAATCTCTGTTGTTTTGGGAGAAATAGAAGTCACCGGTTTTCAGTTTAAGCCGTTGGATTTATTGGGGTCGTGGGTGTTTTTCCTGTTAGTGGCGTTGTTTGAAGAGATTCTGATGCGCGGCTATATCCTCGGACGTCTGCTTCATACTAATATGAATAAATTCCTGGCGCTCTTCATCTCGTCGGCATTATTCGCGTTTATGCATATCTTTAATCCAGAAATAGCTTTCCTACCGATGCTTAATCTCTTACTTGCCGGTATGTTGCTGGGTGCTTCCTATCTTTATACCCGGAATCTGTGTTTCCCTATCTCTCTTCATCTTTTCTGGAATTGGATTCAAGGTCCGATTCTAGGTTATCAGGTGAGCGGAAATAATTTCACGACGAGCATGCTGACTTTGCGTATGCCCGAAGAAAACGTACTGAATGGCGGAGCCTTCGGTTTTGAAGGCTCGCTCATTTGCACAGTACTTATGATTGTTTTTACGATTCTGATCGTGTGGTGGGGAGAAAAAAGGGAAGCAATCAGTCTTGCTGTACCCCGATCATACTAA
- a CDS encoding Tex family protein, whose translation MELFHKMISGFLGIPERQISSTLHLLGEGATIPFISRYRKEATGGLDEVQIEQIKEQHDKLCDIAKRKETILGTINEQGKLTAELEKRINDTWNPTELEDIYLPYKPKRKTRAEVARQKGLEPLATILMLQRENNLSTKAASFVKGDVKDVEDALKGARDIIAEQVNEDERARNTVRNQFSRQAEISAKVVKGKEEEAAKYRDYFDFSEPLKRCTSHRLLAIRRAESEGVLKVSINPDDEACIERLERQFVRGNNECSQQVDEATVDAYKRLLKPSIETEFAAQSKEKADEEAIRVFTENLRQLLLAPPLGQKRVLAIDPGFRTGCKVVCLDAQGNLLHNENIYPHPPVNKTGEAASKLRKMIEAYQIEAISIGNGTASRETEDFINSQSFDRQIPVFVVSEQGASIYSASKIARDEFPDYDVTVRGAVSIGRRLMDPLAELVKIDPKSIGVGQYQHDVDQTKLKKALDQTVENCVNLVGVNLNTASSHLLTYISGLGPQLAQNIVNYRAENGAFGSRKELMKVPRMGAKAFEQCAGFLRIPGAKNPLDNTAVHPESYHIVEQMAKDLKCTIDELIADKELRRKINISAYITPTVGLPTLQDILQELDKPGRDPRKAIKVFEFDKNVRTIADLREGMILPGIVGNITNFGAFVDIGIKENGLVHLSQLAERFISDPTEVVSIHQHVMVRVMNVDYDRKRIQLSMIGVQQD comes from the coding sequence ATGGAATTATTTCACAAGATGATTTCCGGTTTTCTGGGTATACCGGAAAGACAAATAAGTAGTACGCTCCATCTTTTGGGTGAAGGTGCTACGATTCCCTTCATCAGTCGTTACCGTAAAGAAGCTACCGGCGGACTGGATGAAGTGCAGATAGAGCAAATAAAAGAGCAACACGATAAGTTGTGCGACATAGCCAAACGGAAAGAAACGATTCTCGGCACCATCAACGAGCAGGGAAAACTGACTGCCGAACTGGAGAAACGTATCAACGACACCTGGAATCCGACGGAACTGGAAGACATTTATCTTCCTTATAAACCCAAGCGGAAGACACGTGCTGAAGTAGCCCGCCAGAAAGGGTTGGAACCGCTTGCCACCATCCTGATGTTGCAAAGGGAAAACAATCTTAGTACCAAGGCTGCCTCCTTCGTGAAAGGAGACGTGAAAGATGTGGAAGATGCCCTGAAAGGCGCCCGTGACATCATTGCAGAGCAAGTGAACGAGGACGAACGTGCCCGCAACACGGTACGTAATCAGTTCAGCCGCCAGGCAGAGATTAGTGCCAAAGTAGTGAAAGGAAAAGAGGAAGAAGCAGCGAAATACCGCGATTATTTCGATTTCTCCGAGCCACTGAAACGTTGCACGTCCCACCGTCTACTCGCCATCCGCCGGGCAGAGTCGGAAGGGGTGCTGAAAGTGTCTATCAATCCCGACGACGAGGCCTGCATCGAACGCCTGGAACGTCAGTTCGTACGTGGCAACAACGAGTGTAGCCAGCAGGTGGACGAAGCCACAGTCGATGCCTACAAGCGTCTGCTCAAGCCCTCCATCGAAACAGAATTTGCCGCTCAATCCAAAGAAAAAGCCGACGAGGAAGCCATCCGGGTATTCACCGAGAACCTCCGTCAACTTCTTCTCGCCCCTCCATTGGGACAAAAACGGGTGCTCGCCATCGACCCCGGATTCCGTACGGGATGTAAAGTTGTCTGCCTCGATGCACAAGGCAATCTGTTGCATAATGAGAATATCTATCCGCATCCTCCCGTGAACAAAACAGGAGAAGCTGCTTCCAAACTCCGCAAGATGATTGAGGCCTATCAGATAGAAGCCATTTCCATCGGCAACGGAACGGCAAGCCGTGAGACAGAAGATTTCATCAACAGCCAAAGCTTCGACCGTCAGATACCCGTGTTTGTAGTCAGTGAGCAGGGAGCTTCCATTTATTCGGCTTCGAAGATTGCCCGCGACGAGTTTCCCGATTATGACGTAACGGTGCGGGGAGCAGTCTCCATCGGCCGCCGCCTGATGGACCCGTTGGCAGAATTGGTGAAGATAGATCCTAAATCCATCGGTGTAGGTCAATACCAGCACGATGTAGACCAGACAAAACTGAAAAAAGCGCTCGATCAGACAGTAGAGAATTGCGTGAACCTGGTCGGTGTAAACCTGAATACGGCAAGCAGCCATCTATTGACTTATATCTCCGGACTGGGACCGCAACTGGCTCAAAACATCGTCAACTACCGGGCGGAAAACGGAGCTTTCGGTTCACGGAAAGAGTTGATGAAAGTTCCTCGCATGGGTGCCAAGGCTTTCGAACAGTGTGCCGGATTCCTCCGCATCCCCGGAGCCAAGAATCCGCTGGACAACACCGCCGTGCATCCGGAAAGCTACCACATCGTAGAGCAAATGGCCAAAGACCTGAAATGTACCATCGACGAACTGATAGCCGACAAGGAACTCCGCCGGAAGATTAACATCTCCGCCTACATCACCCCTACCGTCGGTCTGCCCACCTTACAGGACATTCTGCAGGAACTCGACAAGCCGGGACGTGACCCGCGTAAGGCTATCAAAGTCTTCGAATTCGACAAGAACGTGCGCACCATAGCCGATTTGCGCGAAGGAATGATTCTTCCGGGCATCGTAGGCAACATCACCAATTTCGGGGCGTTTGTCGATATAGGTATTAAGGAGAACGGACTGGTGCACCTCTCGCAATTAGCGGAACGGTTCATTTCCGATCCGACGGAAGTGGTATCCATCCATCAACACGTCATGGTCAGAGTGATGAATGTAGATTATGACCGGAAACGGATTCAGCTTAGTATGATCGGGGTACAGCAAGACTGA
- a CDS encoding sensor histidine kinase has protein sequence MLGRLGYLFICFLWLLQSTEVLAVSKDKKPILIICSYNPAAHQTSVTISDYMDEYSKLGGQRDIVIENMNCKSFSEAPLWSAMMTQILAKYQGEKHPAQIILLGQEAWAAYLSQRDEMQVKVPVMCSLASSNVVILPKDTVENLDCWMPESVDIFEDHLDIPELESGFINQYNIEGNISMIQAFYPKTKHIAFISDNTYGGVTMQALVRKEMKKFPDLDLILMDGRRHSIYTIVEELRQLPENTVILVGTWRVDMNEGYFMRNATYAMMEATPTIPAFTPSSVSLGYWAIGGVLPDYRKVGGEMAMESIRMDQHPEDTGKHLSIIGSKAVLDSRKVKEWGLHPSVLPFKVQLVNQPVSFYQQYTYQIWSACALFVILVLGLCISLFYYFRTKRLKDELLKSEKDLRVAKDRAEESNRLKSAFLANMSHEIRTPLNSIVGFSDVLAMGGSTEDEQQSYYKIIKTNSDLLLRLINDILDLSRLEANRVTLTWEECDVVQLCSQVVASVSFSRQSSDNQFLFSTSFETFRMVTDVQRMQQVIINLLSNADKFTKRGKITLDFSVNEEKQMAIFSVTDTGCGIPKEKQGLVFERFEKLNEYAQGTGLGLSICKLIVHKWKGSIWIDPDYTGGARFVFSHPLNIEKE, from the coding sequence ATGCTGGGACGTCTTGGATATCTTTTTATCTGTTTCCTTTGGCTTCTGCAGTCAACGGAAGTATTGGCTGTCTCTAAAGATAAGAAACCTATTCTGATTATTTGCTCTTATAATCCGGCAGCACACCAAACCTCGGTCACTATTTCCGATTATATGGATGAATATAGTAAGTTGGGAGGACAGCGCGACATTGTCATCGAAAACATGAACTGTAAAAGTTTCTCGGAGGCTCCGTTATGGAGCGCGATGATGACGCAGATTCTGGCTAAATATCAGGGAGAAAAGCATCCGGCACAAATTATTTTATTAGGACAGGAAGCGTGGGCTGCCTATTTGTCGCAGAGGGATGAAATGCAGGTGAAAGTGCCGGTGATGTGCAGTCTGGCCAGTAGTAATGTGGTGATATTGCCAAAAGATACGGTGGAAAACCTTGATTGCTGGATGCCCGAATCTGTCGATATCTTTGAAGATCATCTGGATATTCCCGAACTGGAATCGGGATTTATCAATCAATATAATATAGAAGGTAATATCTCCATGATTCAAGCTTTCTATCCGAAAACGAAACACATTGCCTTTATCTCGGACAATACTTATGGCGGAGTGACTATGCAAGCGTTGGTACGAAAAGAAATGAAGAAGTTCCCCGATCTGGATTTGATTTTGATGGACGGCCGGAGACATTCTATTTATACCATCGTTGAGGAATTGAGACAGCTGCCCGAAAATACGGTTATTCTGGTGGGAACGTGGCGTGTGGATATGAACGAGGGGTATTTCATGCGGAATGCGACGTATGCCATGATGGAGGCTACTCCTACCATCCCGGCTTTTACTCCTTCATCGGTGAGCCTTGGATATTGGGCGATAGGAGGAGTGCTGCCCGATTATCGGAAAGTGGGAGGAGAAATGGCTATGGAGTCCATACGGATGGATCAGCACCCGGAGGATACGGGGAAGCATCTTTCGATCATTGGCTCTAAAGCGGTATTGGATAGCCGGAAGGTGAAAGAGTGGGGGCTGCACCCAAGCGTGTTGCCTTTTAAAGTGCAGCTTGTCAACCAACCGGTTTCGTTCTATCAGCAATATACTTATCAGATATGGTCTGCTTGTGCTTTGTTCGTGATTCTGGTACTTGGCTTATGTATCTCTCTTTTCTATTATTTCCGTACGAAACGTTTGAAAGACGAGCTTCTGAAATCGGAGAAGGATTTGCGTGTAGCGAAAGACAGGGCGGAAGAGTCTAATCGTCTGAAGAGTGCTTTCCTTGCCAATATGAGTCATGAGATACGGACGCCGTTGAACTCGATTGTCGGCTTTTCGGATGTACTGGCAATGGGCGGTAGCACGGAGGATGAACAGCAGTCTTATTATAAGATTATCAAAACCAATTCGGATTTGTTGCTTCGTCTGATTAATGATATTCTCGATCTTTCACGTCTGGAGGCGAACCGGGTGACTTTGACGTGGGAGGAATGTGATGTGGTGCAGTTGTGTAGTCAGGTGGTTGCCTCTGTTAGTTTTTCACGGCAGTCGTCGGACAATCAGTTCTTGTTTTCCACTTCTTTTGAAACTTTCCGGATGGTGACGGATGTGCAGCGTATGCAACAGGTAATCATTAATCTGCTGTCCAACGCCGACAAATTTACGAAACGCGGGAAGATTACCTTGGACTTTTCTGTGAATGAGGAAAAGCAAATGGCTATTTTCTCGGTAACGGATACCGGATGCGGTATCCCGAAAGAAAAACAGGGACTTGTGTTCGAGCGTTTTGAAAAGCTGAATGAGTACGCCCAGGGAACCGGATTGGGATTGTCTATCTGTAAATTGATTGTGCATAAATGGAAAGGAAGTATATGGATCGATCCTGACTATACCGGTGGGGCACGGTTCGTATTTTCGCATCCGCTAAATATAGAAAAAGAATGA